Proteins from one Ranitomeya variabilis isolate aRanVar5 chromosome 1, aRanVar5.hap1, whole genome shotgun sequence genomic window:
- the LOC143793538 gene encoding uncharacterized protein LOC143793538 isoform X4, whose translation MEEWEYLEGHQDVMMEEHRSLAPPDEKRDSLLAPVDVMTSLRRHPIIDGSRRRNPPERCPRPLYPQDCPEENHNIPEDHQGEDLVGIKVAVIHGAQEAIAIWADLQDGFRRRNPLERSPRPLYSQDCPEGNHDVLEKHPEEDPTKNKVKDETEEAVMRGDQPCVSDAKEEIPVDVSTGNPCENNGLSLNCKKDNRKHSNGENLIPLPGPPELHSTSLSYNPPNHEEPSPEQSHIGTRIPRDKVNTRFQCDKQLTTSSDFLTQGKHKRENPCSCSECGKCFSNKSKCVRHERIHTGEKPFSCSECGKFYTRKRNLITHHRIHTGEKPYSCSECGKCFTNKGCLKRHQRIHKGEKPFSCSECGKCFIDKERLIRHQRIHTGAKPFSCLECGKAFTIKVSLIIHQRIHTGAKPFSCLECGKALTSKGHLINHQRIHTGEKPYSCSECGESYTNKGSLITHQRIHTGAKPFLCLECGKALTSKRHLINHQRIHTGEKPFSCSECGKCFTEKNNLIRHQRIHTGAKPFSCLECGKAFIDTGDLIKHQKIHTGEKPFSCLECGKAFKGNLIRHQKRFHTGEKSFSCFQ comes from the exons atggatccaggaggagaaatccaccagagagatgtccccgtcctctgtatccccaggactgtccagaggagaatcacaacatcccggaggatcatcaA ggTGAAGATCTGGTTGGTATTAAGGTTGCAGTTATACATGGAGCACAAGAGGCGATCGCAATATGGGCCGATCTGCAGG ATGGATTCAGGAGGAGAAATCCACTAGAGAGAAGTCCCCGTCCTCTGTATTCCCAGGACTGTCCCGAGGGGAATCACGATGTTCTTGAGAAACATCCG GAGGAAGATCCGACTAAGAATAAAGTTAAGGATGAGACAGAAGAAGCGGTGATGAGGGGGGATCAGCCGTGTGTGAGTGACGCGAAGGAGGAGATTCCGGTAGATGTTTCCACAG GAAATCCTTGTGAGAATAACGGATTATCACTAAATTGTAAAAAAGATAACAGAAAGCACTCTAATGGAGAAAACCTCATTCCCCTTCCTGGACCTCCTGAACTTCACAGCACTTCACTTTCTTATAATCCTCCTAATCATGAGGAACCCTCTCCTGAGCAATCTCACATTGGTACCAGAATTCCACGTGACAAAGTGAATACAAGATTTCAGTGTGACAAGCAACTTACTACAAGCTCAGATTTCTTAACACAAGGAAAACATAAAAGAGAAAATCCAtgctcctgttcagaatgtgggaaatgcttttcaAATAAATCAAAATgtgttagacatgagagaattcacacaggagaaaagccattttcatgttcggaatgtgggaaattctACACACGTAAAAGGAATCTTATTACACATCACAGAATTCatacaggtgagaagccatattcatgttcggaatgtggaaaatgctttacaaATAAAGGGTGTCTTAAAAGGCATCAGAGAATTCAtaaaggagaaaagccattttcatgttcggaatgtggaaaatgctttataGATAAAGAgcgtcttattagacatcagagaattcacacaggagcgaagccattttcatgtttggaatgtgggaaggcCTTTACAATTAAAGTGAGTCTtattatacatcagagaattcacacaggagcgaagccattttcatgtttggaatgtgggaaggcCCTCACAAGTAAAGGGCATCTTATaaatcatcagagaattcacacaggagaaaagccatattcatgttcagaatgtggggaaTCCTACACAAATAAAGGGAGtcttattacacatcagagaattcacacaggagcgaagccatttttatgtttggaatgtgggaaggcCCTCACAAGTAAAAGGCATCTTATAaatcatcagagaattcatacaggagagaagccattttcatgttcggaatgtggaaaatgctttacagAGAAAAAcaatcttattagacatcagagaattcacacaggagcgaagccattttcatgtttggaatgtgggaaggcCTTCATAGATACAGGCGAtcttataaaacatcagaaaattcatacaggagagaagccattttcatgtttggagtgtgggaaggcCTTCAAAGGGAATCTTATTAGACATCAAAAAAgatttcacacaggggagaaatcgTTTTCATGTTTCCAATGA